One window from the genome of Bdellovibrio sp. ArHS encodes:
- a CDS encoding ChaN family lipoprotein, whose protein sequence is MNDLQKWIRIRKELYLQMQRQVRHRLGEDTPELMRYHKVYNKEFLKKWTASNKEALWDQMAQSQVVMIGDFHALHQSQKAQVRVLRSLPKNRPVVLAVEFFEAADQEKIDKYLSGKLSEKEFLKAVQWQTKWGFPWEHYRPLMRWAQKHKISVRGLNKSYKKRTAITLKSRDIFAGRKIADLVQEFPEHLIFVIYGDLHLASSHIPEEITKVLGKSFAKKILRLFQNSESIYFQLLNKELEATTDLVRLSQNAFCLMSVPPWVKWQNYLMYLEQTYDVGLQDIDDEDDEDEHLDYTDHVGRYVKIISDELGLNVGIDALSVYTARDSSFWMQVRENYDVKTQRWIETLIAEGNSFYLPEIKAAYLARGTVNHAASLAMRYIHAQVSKMETTLKDVPADFLSLIWLEGTAYFGSKIINHKRKTDTIADIKASLAARGPSEMGKEALQLALAQKMHELMVITGVPGHRLQAMPRKKWSYMIAAQLLGGMLGERLYNGYRKKMVSTQTLRSFLVKPLDSKHFSVAYYDMLEVIESLPALFHSKKEKL, encoded by the coding sequence TTGAACGACTTACAGAAGTGGATTCGCATCCGCAAAGAGCTTTATCTCCAAATGCAACGCCAGGTTCGCCATAGGTTGGGCGAGGACACGCCTGAGCTGATGCGCTATCATAAGGTTTATAATAAAGAGTTTCTCAAAAAATGGACGGCGTCCAATAAAGAAGCTCTTTGGGATCAGATGGCGCAATCCCAAGTGGTGATGATCGGTGATTTTCACGCGCTTCATCAGTCGCAAAAAGCCCAGGTTCGGGTGCTGCGCAGTCTGCCTAAAAATCGCCCCGTGGTGCTTGCGGTGGAGTTCTTCGAAGCGGCGGACCAGGAAAAAATTGATAAATATCTGTCTGGGAAGTTGTCGGAAAAAGAGTTTTTGAAGGCCGTACAATGGCAGACAAAATGGGGATTTCCCTGGGAGCATTACCGTCCGCTGATGCGTTGGGCACAGAAACATAAGATTTCTGTGCGCGGACTCAATAAAAGCTATAAAAAGCGCACCGCTATCACCTTAAAGTCGCGAGATATTTTTGCAGGTCGAAAGATTGCAGATCTGGTGCAAGAGTTCCCCGAACATTTAATTTTCGTTATCTATGGTGATCTGCATTTGGCGTCGTCACATATTCCCGAAGAAATCACCAAAGTTTTAGGGAAGTCTTTTGCTAAGAAAATTCTCCGTTTGTTTCAAAATTCCGAATCTATTTATTTTCAGTTGTTGAATAAGGAATTAGAAGCAACCACCGATCTGGTGCGATTGTCGCAGAATGCTTTTTGTCTGATGAGCGTTCCGCCTTGGGTGAAGTGGCAGAACTATCTGATGTATCTGGAGCAGACTTACGATGTTGGCTTGCAGGATATAGATGACGAAGACGATGAAGATGAGCATCTGGATTACACGGATCACGTGGGCCGCTATGTTAAAATCATTTCTGATGAGTTGGGCTTGAATGTCGGAATCGACGCGCTGTCCGTTTATACAGCCCGTGATAGCTCTTTTTGGATGCAGGTGCGGGAAAATTATGACGTCAAAACGCAACGCTGGATCGAGACTCTTATTGCCGAGGGCAACTCTTTCTATCTTCCGGAAATCAAGGCCGCCTATTTGGCGCGCGGAACTGTGAATCATGCGGCATCTTTGGCCATGCGATACATTCATGCGCAGGTCAGCAAGATGGAGACGACTCTGAAGGATGTTCCGGCGGATTTTTTAAGTCTCATCTGGCTGGAGGGGACGGCCTACTTCGGCTCCAAGATAATCAACCACAAAAGAAAGACTGACACGATTGCTGATATCAAAGCGTCGTTAGCGGCGCGAGGTCCTTCTGAAATGGGTAAAGAGGCCTTGCAGTTGGCACTAGCGCAAAAGATGCATGAATTGATGGTGATTACCGGAGTTCCTGGTCATCGCCTGCAGGCGATGCCGCGAAAAAAGTGGAGTTATATGATTGCCGCTCAATTGTTGGGTGGAATGCTGGGGGAGCGACTTTACAACGGCTACCGAAAGAAAATGGTTTCCACGCAAACCCTGCGAAGTTTTCTTGTGAAGCCTTTAGATAGCAAACATTTTTCGGTGGCTTACTATGATATGCTGGAAGTGATTGAAAGTTTACCCGCGCTTTTTCACAGTAAGAAGGAAAAGTTATGA
- a CDS encoding KH domain-containing protein, translated as MDSLKDLVEFMAKSLVDKPEKVEVDEIPGQQTTLLALKVDKEDLGKVIGKQGKTAAAMRTIIRAAGTKLNKRYHLDIVE; from the coding sequence ATGGATAGCTTGAAAGACCTTGTGGAGTTCATGGCTAAGTCTTTAGTAGACAAGCCTGAAAAAGTTGAAGTTGATGAAATCCCTGGTCAGCAAACGACTCTTCTTGCGTTAAAGGTTGATAAAGAAGACCTTGGCAAGGTGATCGGTAAGCAAGGTAAAACCGCAGCGGCGATGAGAACGATCATCCGCGCAGCTGGTACAAAACTTAACAAGCGTTATCACTTAGATATCGTAGAATAG
- the rpsP gene encoding 30S ribosomal protein S16: protein MAVVIRLARMGAKHDPKYRITVADSRRYVTGKFLDILGTYIPTPKGNDKKVELDLAKVEEWIKKGAQPTDRVKHVIKLAQAK, encoded by the coding sequence ATGGCAGTTGTAATTCGTTTGGCTCGTATGGGCGCAAAGCACGACCCTAAATACCGCATCACTGTAGCTGATTCTCGTCGCTATGTTACTGGTAAATTCCTTGATATTCTTGGAACTTACATCCCAACTCCTAAAGGTAACGACAAAAAAGTTGAGCTTGATCTTGCTAAAGTTGAAGAATGGATCAAAAAAGGTGCTCAGCCTACAGATCGCGTAAAGCACGTTATTAAATTAGCTCAAGCTAAATAG
- the ffh gene encoding signal recognition particle protein yields MFENLSDKIMTSLKKVRGQSKITESNIEDVIKEIRLSLLEADVNFKVVKIFIDKVKAKALGAEVLQNVNPGQMFVKIVHDELVNVLGGGAVDINVRENPSVIFMVGLQGAGKTTSSAKLALYIRQKLGKKPGMVPADIYRPAAIDQLQTLGRQNNIPTFPTQMGMKPEEILEQSKQWAKDNMVDVVIVDTAGRLQVDDELMNELGRLREIWTPQEILLVADAMLGQQSVNVAEGFHKKLSLTGLVLTKVDGDARGGAALSIREVTGIPIKFLGVGEKVSALEVFHPDRLAGRILDMGDVLSLVEKAQEVIDEKSARESAKKIMKNEFTLEDFLAQIQQLKKMGGFESILKFLPGMGELSKQLKNMTPPDAEMKKIEAIIRSMTYQERHNHKLLNASRRQRIAKGSGTQVQDVNKLVKQFEDAKKMMGGMMKMGMGRGGMKFPF; encoded by the coding sequence ATGTTCGAGAATTTATCTGACAAGATTATGACGAGCCTTAAGAAGGTCCGTGGCCAAAGCAAGATCACGGAATCCAATATTGAGGACGTCATTAAAGAAATCCGCCTCAGTCTTTTAGAAGCGGACGTGAACTTCAAAGTCGTTAAGATATTTATTGATAAAGTTAAAGCCAAAGCCTTAGGGGCTGAGGTTCTGCAAAACGTCAATCCAGGGCAAATGTTTGTTAAGATCGTCCATGATGAGCTTGTGAATGTCCTTGGCGGCGGAGCCGTTGACATCAATGTGCGTGAAAACCCCAGTGTGATTTTTATGGTCGGTTTGCAAGGGGCGGGTAAAACCACTTCCTCGGCAAAACTGGCTCTTTATATTCGCCAGAAACTGGGAAAAAAACCGGGCATGGTACCTGCGGACATCTATCGTCCTGCGGCCATCGATCAATTGCAGACTTTGGGGCGTCAAAACAACATTCCGACTTTTCCAACTCAAATGGGAATGAAGCCTGAAGAGATCTTGGAGCAATCCAAGCAATGGGCCAAGGACAACATGGTGGACGTTGTGATTGTCGATACAGCAGGACGCCTGCAAGTCGATGACGAATTGATGAACGAGTTGGGACGCCTGCGCGAGATCTGGACGCCGCAAGAAATCCTTCTTGTGGCCGATGCCATGCTCGGCCAGCAATCTGTGAATGTCGCTGAAGGTTTCCATAAAAAATTAAGTCTGACCGGACTTGTTCTGACGAAAGTGGATGGGGATGCACGCGGTGGGGCGGCTCTTTCTATTCGTGAAGTGACCGGCATTCCAATTAAGTTCCTGGGCGTGGGTGAAAAGGTTTCTGCTTTGGAAGTCTTCCATCCGGACCGTTTGGCTGGACGCATTTTGGATATGGGGGATGTTCTTTCTTTGGTCGAAAAGGCGCAAGAAGTGATCGACGAAAAGTCGGCGCGTGAGTCGGCAAAGAAGATCATGAAGAATGAGTTTACCTTGGAAGACTTCCTGGCTCAGATCCAACAGCTCAAAAAAATGGGCGGTTTTGAAAGTATCTTGAAATTTTTACCGGGTATGGGGGAGTTGAGCAAACAACTCAAGAATATGACCCCTCCGGATGCCGAGATGAAAAAGATCGAAGCCATTATTCGTTCCATGACTTATCAAGAAAGACACAACCACAAGCTTCTGAATGCTTCGCGTCGTCAAAGAATCGCGAAGGGGAGCGGGACTCAAGTTCAAGACGTCAATAAGCTGGTAAAGCAATTTGAGGACGCTAAAAAGATGATGGGCGGGATGATGAAAATGGGCATGGGTCGAGGCGGAATGAAGTTCCCATTTTAG
- a CDS encoding thioredoxin domain-containing protein, which yields MKNTASSKNKFLNLALVATLIAIGVHLYLTLHYYGLKYGTAEGGSICNINEVLNCDAVTASKYSALFGVPVALWGVVTNIVLLYFLAVTRLNMVQDRAKTSRYAFLFSGLTILGTIAMALISLSFMSNLCIFCMAAYVLSIIGFIGAWLGAEDLSVNQLIEDTKDIFTAEKWVGGFVLAIPAFAFLGNIMYLESHGLSDIEKLAKEKVAYWLAAPQQSFDLTAGLSMQKGSSDPVMTIVEFADFRCPHCKHAAPTLHAFANSHPDVKLIFKPFPLDGTCNEAIRGGGDGISCGLASAVMCAEKMGQKGWAAHDYFFENQEEIIRAGNLDKNLEDVSKSTGLALEELKACVKDPTTAELIRKMAKEGETAQIQGTPTVFANGKLLSGGQLIPILEAAYRSLK from the coding sequence ATGAAAAACACAGCATCCAGCAAAAACAAGTTTTTGAACCTTGCCCTGGTCGCCACTCTGATAGCGATCGGAGTCCACCTCTATCTGACACTTCACTACTACGGCTTGAAGTACGGCACCGCGGAAGGCGGTTCCATCTGCAACATCAACGAAGTTCTTAACTGCGATGCTGTCACGGCCAGCAAATACTCAGCTCTTTTCGGCGTTCCTGTCGCGCTTTGGGGAGTGGTCACCAACATCGTCCTTCTTTACTTCTTAGCTGTAACCCGCCTTAATATGGTTCAGGATCGCGCAAAAACATCGCGTTATGCGTTCCTTTTCTCGGGACTTACCATCCTGGGTACTATCGCAATGGCCCTGATTTCCCTTTCCTTCATGAGCAATCTCTGCATTTTCTGCATGGCCGCCTATGTTCTTTCCATCATCGGTTTTATTGGCGCTTGGTTGGGGGCTGAAGATCTTTCCGTGAACCAACTTATCGAGGACACCAAGGATATTTTCACCGCTGAAAAATGGGTTGGCGGATTTGTTTTGGCCATCCCCGCTTTCGCTTTTCTGGGAAACATTATGTATCTCGAAAGCCACGGTCTTTCAGACATCGAAAAGTTAGCCAAAGAAAAAGTGGCTTATTGGCTGGCAGCTCCGCAACAAAGCTTCGACCTGACCGCAGGATTGTCGATGCAAAAAGGCTCCTCAGATCCCGTCATGACCATTGTTGAATTTGCGGATTTCCGCTGTCCTCACTGTAAACATGCAGCTCCAACACTTCATGCTTTTGCCAATAGTCATCCCGACGTCAAACTGATCTTCAAGCCTTTCCCGCTTGATGGCACTTGCAACGAAGCCATTCGCGGCGGCGGCGACGGGATTTCCTGCGGCCTTGCCTCGGCAGTCATGTGCGCGGAAAAAATGGGGCAAAAAGGTTGGGCGGCCCACGACTATTTTTTTGAAAATCAGGAAGAAATCATCCGCGCTGGCAACTTAGATAAAAACCTTGAAGATGTTTCTAAGTCTACGGGATTAGCTCTTGAAGAGTTGAAAGCTTGTGTTAAAGACCCTACGACTGCCGAACTGATTCGCAAGATGGCCAAAGAGGGTGAAACAGCCCAAATTCAGGGAACTCCGACTGTTTTCGCTAATGGTAAACTTTTGAGTGGCGGACAATTGATTCCTATCTTGGAAGCCGCTTATAGAAGTTTAAAATAG
- the trmD gene encoding tRNA (guanosine(37)-N1)-methyltransferase TrmD has translation MLTIDVITLFPEMIDAAVSHGVLGQALKSDLLSVKAHTPREFAQDRHRTVDDRPFGGGDGMIMLPETLEKTLQKVQHKTSKVIYLSPQGKTLTDEMARSFSQEEHLVFICGRYGGIDQRIINSYVDQEVSIGDYVLSGGELGALVVIDALARFIPGVLGHDDSADKDSFSEGLLEHPNFTRPRTYLEQDVPEVLLSGNHKLIEEWKKKVSALVTLKKRPDLFKEFLKIENEKYQAQKKKKTAPPLKELLEFYKSLSEKDVKALALADLREEDFNV, from the coding sequence ATGTTAACGATTGACGTGATCACTCTTTTTCCTGAGATGATTGACGCCGCGGTTTCGCATGGTGTTTTAGGTCAGGCGTTAAAGAGTGATTTGCTTTCCGTGAAGGCTCACACTCCGCGCGAATTTGCTCAGGATCGTCATCGCACCGTGGATGACCGCCCTTTCGGGGGCGGGGATGGCATGATCATGCTGCCAGAAACACTCGAAAAAACACTTCAGAAAGTGCAACATAAGACTTCCAAAGTGATCTATCTTTCCCCGCAAGGAAAGACTCTGACTGATGAAATGGCCCGGTCATTTTCCCAAGAAGAACATCTGGTTTTTATCTGTGGTCGCTACGGCGGAATTGATCAGCGTATTATTAACTCCTATGTCGATCAGGAAGTCTCGATCGGAGACTACGTATTGTCGGGTGGAGAGTTAGGGGCGCTGGTTGTGATTGATGCATTAGCGCGCTTCATTCCCGGTGTTCTGGGACACGATGATTCGGCTGATAAAGACAGTTTCTCAGAGGGGTTGTTAGAGCATCCCAATTTCACCAGGCCTCGCACTTATTTAGAGCAAGATGTTCCAGAAGTTTTGTTAAGTGGCAATCACAAGCTGATTGAAGAGTGGAAAAAGAAAGTATCGGCGTTGGTGACGCTGAAAAAACGTCCCGATTTATTTAAAGAATTTCTTAAAATTGAAAACGAAAAATATCAGGCGCAGAAGAAAAAAAAGACAGCTCCTCCTTTAAAAGAACTCTTAGAGTTTTATAAATCTCTTTCAGAGAAGGACGTGAAGGCTTTGGCTTTGGCAGATCTGCGCGAGGAAGATTTCAATGTCTGA
- a CDS encoding RNA methyltransferase, whose amino-acid sequence MSEASEVPYVPRLAIGLVHYPVRDRLQKTVSTNITNFDIHDIARAATVFGVEKYYIIHPMQEQLMFVERVLDHWRVGQGSKFNPMRKTALNPVKTAVSVEAALADWNVPDCLTIATTARVEWAKRKYSFAELRHEMHVEKKPVFMLFGTGFGMTEQLIGSCSGVLESIRGAPPKDYRHLSVRSAVSICLDRVMGPW is encoded by the coding sequence ATGTCTGAAGCTTCAGAAGTTCCCTACGTTCCAAGACTCGCAATAGGTCTGGTTCATTATCCCGTTCGTGATCGTTTGCAGAAAACGGTCTCGACCAATATTACTAACTTCGATATCCATGATATCGCCCGTGCAGCCACGGTCTTCGGGGTGGAAAAATATTACATTATCCACCCTATGCAAGAGCAACTCATGTTCGTAGAGCGTGTTTTGGATCACTGGAGAGTAGGGCAAGGCTCAAAGTTCAACCCCATGAGAAAAACCGCTTTAAACCCCGTTAAAACGGCGGTGAGCGTAGAAGCAGCCCTGGCTGACTGGAATGTTCCCGACTGCTTGACGATTGCAACCACGGCCCGTGTGGAGTGGGCGAAAAGAAAGTACTCATTTGCTGAGTTGCGACATGAAATGCATGTGGAAAAGAAGCCCGTATTTATGTTATTTGGTACTGGTTTTGGTATGACAGAGCAACTGATTGGGTCTTGCTCAGGAGTCTTGGAAAGCATCCGAGGGGCTCCTCCCAAGGACTACCGCCATCTTTCCGTAAGATCGGCAGTAAGTATCTGTCTTGACCGCGTAATGGGTCCATGGTAG
- a CDS encoding LPS-assembly protein LptD: protein MLQSWISLFLFLFVAVFTASPLWAAEPTAKIHGILINADSMFRDTEKETAELEGNVQIVYQGQHIRSDKARVLLRSRQVELFGNVEIMDAKNTIVGDQVYLDYENNTGVIYNGYVQSGSITFSGTVLQKTGDAEYVVSSADYTACTNCPSTWSFSGTTVRAELGGYAYIKNAILRFGPVPVFWFPYLVVPLKSDRQSGLLTPTFEASDTGGFAMSLPYFWAISRSSDATIELKDYANRGLKGLLEYRYMLNENSEGSLNFGSLFDKAFADDERLNLYRPVTEKNDPIERYFVRYGHYLEMPDGGVHRAQINFASDLQYPKDFPTETLNHGDSAMENRVSYTKNTEDQHMSVDSSYYVNMLHGDPLAGNNDAVHRIPELRWSHSQQNIGESNFIYAFDLDVVNFTRGGNAYDDMTTQTSGDTTVRFPKNSCNDPKWEDNPLCKRVYDGSFDPSVDLIRTGQRIDFEPSVYYPIKLADGLDLVPAMSYRETHYNFNIEDNSHVVRRYLRAEMGARLSLSRVYGDTVSSKATRYKHEIIPEVTYSNLPWFTQDDSPFFGQGSVTDAPYSARDSITDLDIASDYSVQFDYNDRVYDRNLVTMALTNKVTEKRWVSDRPEYRQIGYLKLAQSYDASQQNRGGSIYEPWSDLTATLDVRLDRFQTYSIFNYFPYQNVTNASSRVRLMNDVGQFFQVQLTRQYKITPGQAVDTSARQEDYTFSTGFVSKYLNLMGKFVYDANWADRSSGDQIKSWAYIAQFKPTGDCLFITFIHDQVTGGDTNFKLNFAFTFDGVPKAPLPPETLDSYGF, encoded by the coding sequence GTGCTTCAGAGCTGGATCTCCTTGTTTTTATTCTTATTTGTCGCCGTTTTTACGGCTTCACCTCTATGGGCTGCCGAACCCACGGCGAAGATCCATGGCATCTTAATCAATGCCGATAGCATGTTTCGCGATACCGAAAAAGAAACTGCCGAACTTGAAGGCAACGTCCAAATCGTCTACCAAGGTCAGCACATCCGATCCGACAAGGCTCGCGTCTTGCTGCGCTCTCGACAAGTCGAACTTTTCGGCAATGTTGAAATCATGGACGCCAAAAACACGATCGTCGGCGATCAAGTTTATCTGGATTATGAAAACAACACCGGTGTTATTTATAATGGTTATGTGCAATCTGGATCTATCACTTTTTCCGGAACAGTTTTGCAAAAAACGGGAGACGCTGAATATGTGGTCTCTTCCGCTGACTACACCGCTTGTACAAATTGCCCTTCGACCTGGAGCTTTTCGGGCACCACAGTCCGCGCTGAACTGGGCGGCTACGCCTACATAAAAAATGCGATTCTGCGATTTGGCCCCGTCCCTGTTTTTTGGTTTCCTTATCTTGTCGTTCCACTAAAAAGCGATCGTCAGTCCGGCCTGTTAACGCCGACATTTGAAGCCTCCGACACCGGTGGTTTTGCCATGTCTCTTCCTTATTTTTGGGCTATTTCCCGCAGCAGCGACGCCACCATTGAACTGAAAGATTACGCGAATCGAGGTCTGAAAGGTCTTTTAGAATATCGCTATATGCTGAATGAAAATTCCGAAGGCTCGTTAAACTTCGGAAGTCTTTTCGACAAGGCCTTTGCTGACGATGAACGGCTCAATCTTTATCGCCCGGTGACAGAAAAAAATGATCCGATTGAACGCTACTTCGTTCGCTATGGCCACTATCTGGAAATGCCCGATGGCGGCGTTCACCGAGCACAAATTAATTTCGCCAGCGACCTGCAATACCCCAAGGACTTTCCGACTGAAACTTTAAATCACGGCGACTCGGCGATGGAAAATCGTGTGTCCTACACAAAGAACACGGAAGATCAGCACATGAGCGTAGACAGCTCTTATTACGTCAATATGCTGCACGGAGATCCTTTAGCCGGGAACAATGATGCCGTTCATCGTATTCCAGAGCTGCGTTGGTCCCACTCGCAACAGAACATCGGCGAAAGTAACTTTATCTATGCTTTCGATTTAGACGTTGTGAACTTCACTCGTGGAGGCAACGCCTACGATGACATGACCACTCAAACCAGCGGAGACACCACTGTTCGCTTTCCAAAGAACAGTTGCAATGATCCTAAATGGGAAGATAACCCTCTGTGTAAACGCGTGTACGATGGCTCCTTCGATCCCAGCGTGGATCTAATTCGCACCGGGCAAAGAATCGATTTTGAACCCTCGGTTTATTATCCAATCAAATTGGCAGACGGCTTAGATCTGGTGCCGGCCATGAGCTATCGTGAAACTCACTATAACTTCAATATCGAAGACAATTCTCACGTCGTGCGCCGCTACCTTCGTGCCGAAATGGGCGCGCGTTTAAGCTTAAGTCGTGTTTATGGCGATACCGTCAGTTCGAAAGCCACTCGCTACAAGCACGAAATTATTCCGGAAGTCACCTACAGCAATCTTCCATGGTTCACTCAAGACGACAGTCCTTTCTTTGGACAGGGCTCTGTTACCGATGCTCCCTATTCGGCGCGTGACAGTATCACGGACTTGGATATCGCCAGTGATTACAGCGTGCAATTTGACTATAACGACCGCGTGTACGACCGCAATCTCGTCACCATGGCACTCACGAACAAAGTGACTGAAAAACGCTGGGTGAGTGACCGCCCCGAATACAGACAGATTGGCTATTTAAAACTCGCGCAGTCCTATGATGCCTCTCAACAGAATCGCGGAGGCAGTATTTATGAACCGTGGTCCGACTTAACGGCAACCTTGGATGTGCGCCTAGATCGCTTTCAAACTTATTCTATCTTCAACTATTTCCCCTATCAGAACGTGACGAACGCTTCCTCACGTGTGCGCTTAATGAACGACGTAGGGCAGTTCTTTCAAGTTCAATTGACCCGACAGTATAAAATCACCCCTGGCCAAGCTGTCGACACCAGCGCCCGCCAAGAGGACTACACCTTTTCCACAGGTTTTGTGTCTAAATATTTAAATCTGATGGGTAAATTTGTGTACGACGCCAACTGGGCTGATCGCAGTTCCGGAGATCAAATCAAGTCTTGGGCTTACATCGCTCAGTTTAAACCTACCGGAGACTGCCTGTTTATCACTTTTATCCATGACCAAGTAACAGGCGGAGACACCAACTTTAAGTTGAACTTCGCCTTTACGTTCGACGGCGTTCCGAAAGCACCACTCCCACCTGAAACACTGGACAGCTACGGTTTCTAA
- a CDS encoding STAS domain-containing protein: MQVKLVLDGDIAVVSLSGRVEIEKTLSFKKACLQNFSDKKVVFCMKNLSFVGSSGIQNLFNVLNDLNSNRKLNAKIAGLNPDFQRLFSFSECSSLEVHESIEGALQSF; the protein is encoded by the coding sequence ATGCAAGTAAAACTCGTGCTCGACGGGGATATTGCCGTCGTGTCTTTAAGTGGTCGTGTGGAGATTGAGAAAACGCTGTCCTTCAAAAAAGCGTGTTTACAAAATTTTTCGGATAAAAAAGTGGTGTTCTGCATGAAAAACCTGAGTTTCGTAGGTTCTTCGGGCATTCAGAACTTATTCAATGTGTTGAATGATTTGAACTCCAACAGAAAACTGAATGCGAAAATCGCGGGTTTGAACCCGGATTTTCAGCGTTTATTCAGTTTTTCAGAGTGTTCGAGTCTTGAGGTTCATGAAAGTATCGAAGGGGCTCTGCAAAGCTTCTAG
- a CDS encoding YraN family protein: protein MRTSSSTKSESLYWAHQRGLDSEKQVQKFYQEKGYSFLAQRVLTPFAEVDLLFQAPEGHVLMVEVKTSNIADFQPHRISWKQKARLARALQFLTAKMDALVEVHWAFVTKEGKVTVIEDVSG, encoded by the coding sequence TTGCGGACCTCATCGTCGACGAAGAGTGAGTCGCTTTACTGGGCTCATCAACGGGGTCTGGATTCCGAAAAACAAGTTCAAAAATTCTATCAGGAAAAAGGTTATAGCTTTCTGGCGCAACGGGTTCTTACACCCTTTGCAGAAGTGGATTTGCTTTTTCAAGCTCCCGAAGGTCATGTCCTTATGGTGGAAGTGAAGACTTCCAATATTGCTGATTTTCAGCCGCACCGAATTTCGTGGAAGCAAAAGGCGCGCTTGGCGCGAGCCCTGCAGTTTCTTACTGCCAAAATGGACGCTCTTGTTGAGGTTCACTGGGCCTTTGTCACGAAAGAAGGAAAAGTCACAGTGATTGAAGACGTCAGTGGTTGA
- a CDS encoding ribonuclease HII, with amino-acid sequence MVVSKKTAAKKITLKKAKPKKTFKKEEYPKVNWREFFPEPVIGVDEVGRGCLAGPVYAAAVIFKSDALAEDVTDSKLLSEERREELATLIHNEHHVGIGFATVEEIDEMNILRASLLAMKRAVEALGVKGGHVLIDGNMKIPGLEGFEQTTMVKGDLRVAPISAASIVAKVTRDRLMKQLGEKYPLYGFEVHKGYSTPVHKDSIVAHGPCRVHRKSFAGVKEHLADLIVDEE; translated from the coding sequence ATGGTAGTATCGAAAAAAACGGCAGCTAAGAAAATCACACTTAAAAAAGCGAAGCCTAAGAAAACTTTCAAAAAGGAAGAATATCCTAAGGTGAATTGGCGCGAGTTTTTTCCTGAACCTGTGATTGGTGTTGATGAAGTGGGACGCGGATGTCTTGCGGGGCCTGTCTATGCGGCGGCGGTGATTTTTAAATCAGATGCGCTTGCGGAAGATGTCACTGACTCTAAATTGTTATCCGAAGAACGTCGTGAAGAGTTGGCGACGTTGATTCACAATGAACATCATGTCGGAATTGGTTTTGCGACAGTGGAAGAAATCGACGAGATGAATATCTTGCGCGCTTCTTTACTGGCGATGAAACGTGCGGTTGAAGCTTTGGGTGTGAAGGGTGGTCATGTGCTTATAGATGGCAACATGAAGATCCCTGGTCTTGAAGGCTTTGAGCAAACGACGATGGTTAAAGGGGATTTGCGTGTGGCTCCGATTTCAGCGGCGTCGATTGTTGCGAAAGTAACAAGAGATCGTCTGATGAAACAATTGGGAGAGAAATATCCTCTGTATGGATTCGAAGTTCACAAAGGCTATTCAACGCCGGTCCACAAAGACAGTATCGTCGCGCACGGCCCCTGTCGTGTGCACAGAAAGTCGTTCGCGGGGGTCAAAGAACACCTTGCGGACCTCATCGTCGACGAAGAGTGA
- the rimM gene encoding ribosome maturation factor RimM (Essential for efficient processing of 16S rRNA) — protein MKLVGKVREAHGLKGDLYVLIFSGDISWAKRMKSFGLKSKDSEEIQSFTVERTKPFKKGLIVKAAEIKDRTAAEGVEHLEFFVDDELFVSKPGETIFLSEIKNFKLKDPEQKLLGEIVDFSSNGIQDLLVVEAAGRKVEVPFVDAFIKKIDFKHQTVVMDLPEGLFDIENA, from the coding sequence ATGAAGTTGGTAGGTAAGGTTCGCGAGGCCCATGGACTTAAAGGTGATCTTTATGTTCTTATTTTTTCTGGTGATATTTCCTGGGCAAAAAGAATGAAGAGTTTCGGTTTGAAGTCGAAAGATTCTGAAGAGATCCAGTCTTTCACCGTCGAAAGAACAAAGCCTTTCAAAAAGGGGCTTATTGTTAAAGCGGCTGAAATCAAAGATCGCACTGCCGCTGAAGGTGTTGAGCATCTTGAGTTCTTTGTCGATGACGAATTGTTTGTCTCTAAGCCAGGCGAAACCATCTTCCTTTCAGAAATTAAAAATTTCAAATTGAAGGATCCTGAGCAAAAGCTTCTCGGTGAAATCGTGGATTTTTCTTCTAACGGAATTCAGGATTTATTGGTGGTCGAGGCTGCGGGTAGAAAAGTCGAAGTGCCATTCGTAGACGCGTTCATCAAAAAAATCGATTTCAAACATCAGACGGTCGTAATGGATTTGCCTGAAGGGCTTTTTGATATCGAGAACGCTTAG